The Schistocerca gregaria isolate iqSchGreg1 chromosome 2, iqSchGreg1.2, whole genome shotgun sequence genome contains the following window.
TTCTTTATATTTCAGAAAATTATCGTTGTAAAACGTCAAAATTGTACTGAAGGGTCATTCCTGTCACCAGTAATAGCTTTGAAGTCCGAAATGGGGGATTCATCAACGTAATTACTTCGGAATATTTGTGGCACGGTTCAGCATTGTCCATTCGGGAACTACACTCATCAGCTATTTATCTCGAATATTAATATGTCATATGCCATTTTTTCACTCGTTCATCGTTGTTTTGAATCAGTCCATCCTTGTGAAATGATATCCTAAGAATCAGGCAGATGTTATCGACCATATTAATAACATGTAAATCATTTGAACGTGATTGTAACGAGTTATTATCGAGAGACTCCTTATCCTGATTACTTTGTGACataaatgaattttgaaaaaaaaatggcgtAGGCCTCCATCGTAAACGAAGATACAGCCGCTGCTTGTTTGCTTCCTTATCTACGGTACTATTTGGTTACAGAGCCCAACGATATCTTTCAGTGTCTAGCTGATACTCGCTATCATCCGGCCATTCAGCTTCTAGAAAATTTCGTTACATCTGCATCAGTGGGCAGCGGACAGTGGGCAGTGAGCAGTTAAGAAAAAAACTGTTTTATACTGCAAGTTACATGAAACAACTGGTGTGTAACTGAAGAAACATTATACATTGACAATTAACGAATGAGGCTGTGCAGTTGTTAGGATACCGACCTCGTATTCAGGAGGATGGAGCTGCTCTGTCCGGCAATCCGGATTTGAGATTTCCGCTGTTTTTCTGGATCGTTAAGGCAATTTCCGGGTTGGTTTCTTAATCAAGGCCACAGCCGAGCGCCTGTCCTATCCACgtataccacaaaaaaaaaaaaaaatgtctgtgagcactatgggacttaacatctgaggtcattagtcccctagaacttataactacttaaacctaactaacctaaggacatcatacacatccatgcctgaggcaggattcgaaccttcgaccgtagcagtcgcgcggttctggactgaagcgcctagaaccgctcggccaccagtaaTCGGCTGTATACTACCAGTCCTATCCTCTTAAAGCATGTTATGCATTCTGTGTATTATATTTTGGCCCATGAATTCGTACTGCACTATCTTTGCCGATCTCATATCATTGTGAGATGATCttaggatgaataaataaataaacaaaataaaagagccACGTCTGACTGTCACACAAATGTTACTAAAGTGATGCTACTCAGTAGACAATAAAAGAATCTTCTGTTAAGGGGAACAACGGTTATTCTCTTATCACTTCTCCACTCAGCAGCAtttattgtttttatatatttgcaGTAAATTTAGGAGCAACCACGGCGTCATCTTCAGTTACTTATACACAGGTATAGATGTGATATACCATGGCAAGTGTGTGCTGTTACCGTACCCGATCGTCCTCTAGAGTGGTACCTATAAGGCTGTCAAGTTCATCTAAAATAATAGTTTGTTCACTCACCACCACCGTCTAGTGTGATAACGGTAAGGGTATGAATTATGTCTAAAATGTCAAGTCGTTCACTGAACAGCTGTTGCTGAGCAATGCTCTCCCGAGTGGCTATCAAAGAGCGATTTTTTGTATCGTGTTGGggcattagcaaaggcactcgaaatACTGGTACCTCGGTAAGAGTTCCTTTAGCAGGTGGTCACATAGTAGTGGTGAAATTAACGAAAGTCGACCACAGCAAGGAGGACGGAAGTGTGCAGGAAAGCGCTGAGGTCGACTCTGCTTTACGGCGGCTGTTGCGGCAGGAAACTGCACCAGCGTCGCCGCCATTAATCTCCGGCCTCCCTCCAGGAGGCTCCTTGCGTAGTCGGCTCTACGCGCAGCACTGGAAGGCTGCGTCCCACCAATCTCGACAGTCAGATTATTTCATGTGTGGAAAAACTTACGTATGAGAACTGCAAAGCCGACGCGTTGTTCGCTATAGACTGTAATGTATTGGAGAGTTAGCACAAAAGCGCATGCAAGGAAAATAATTCGCCAAATGCGAGTAGGGCTCGCACTGACAGGGGTCCGTACAAactttattatgttcgagtatccaTAGAGTCCTTCCATCCGGGTAACAGAGAATCTAGGTGATATCTGCCTGTTATCGATAGCGATACTGGCCAATTATCGGTCCCAAGAATTCCGAGACTTTTGAGAAAGCTTTAATTTTAAGATTTAggtttaaattttgtttcatttcatgcttactgttataatttctgagaaaaaaGGTGTCTTAACAGGTATACAGATAGAAAGTCGGATAATGAATTATAAaaaaataactacaaattaacgattttcagACCTTTTCCGTTATTTGTGCTGTGAAACAAAGGGGAAGTACCCATCAGGTTATGATGAGTGGGTTTGTGAGTCGCAACAttcgtgacataaatggctgtatctcttCATTACATTGACTTAcaagttaaaatttttacaccgctaAGGGTCCGTTGAAGTCAGTACTTAGCGTAAATTTCAAATTGATatctctacctgttcctgagaaaaggggttcataacagttggacagacagacagtcaaacGGACGGAGAACAAAGTGAACCTGTAAGGATTTCGTTTACACCGACCGAGGTACAGGACCCTATAAACCAGACGAATCAACGCTGACATTACGTAGTATTTAATATTAGATGCTCCCTCGTTCGCTCAGAGAAGCAGGATCTATGTGAAAAGTCTTTAAATACCGCGATTTGTCCAGCGACAAAGAAAAAATCGCTTTTAAATATGTAAACAGAAGACAAGAACGAaaaagattagcgtttaacgtagtTTATCATTAAGGTCAATGTAGACAGACCATGAGTGCAGATGGGGCAGAAAATTGACCACTGCTTGTTTTATCGAAGGTATCACCCACATACACATTTACCAGGAAAACTTACATGAGTGTGAATAGATGGATAATTTGAACCGAAGTCCACGCAAATATGAGACcttaaccacagcgccatctgtttccACAAAGAGGAAGAAAGTCTTAACACTGTGAAACTTACGCAACCCTAACTCAAAATTGAAAACAAAAGTGGCCTCGTTTTCCTAATCATGGCGTTGACTTGTCGGAAAGTGTGCTTGGACAATGAAAGAGCTGTAGAACCAGACTGGTCCACGATCATTCAACTGTTGCCCACAATACACATGGACCAAGGCGGGTAGAGCCTCGTTCGGTATTATTCAATATTTGCTCAACAGCATTGATGCCAGGTAACATGGGAGAGCCACAGAAGCTTCCTCACATCCATCGGCTGTTCTCTCCACCGTGATACATTGAAAGCATGGGGCGATGCAGTGTGTTGTTAAAGTTCCATAGATGAGGAAACGAACGTACGTAATCGAATGACAGTTTCTTGTTACGTTTGCCGTAAGACCCGACTCATGGCCATCAGGGTGTTACGTTTAACCCAATGTGAATATCTCCCACTCGAGATTATCTCATCATGTAGATTTCGGTGCACATACTGGATGCCATCAGCTTACGCCAGCACCTACCGCGACTCATCGGCCCACGTGTTTATATGATTTGTGCGTTCACTGGAGGAGCCCCTGAGTCCAAGCTATGCTTTCGTACAGCAAAGAGTAGAGCTTGCAGCATGTTTATGGGATAGTGTATTAGTAAATGATCACGTAGACGTAGCAAAATAGAAATGTAGCATGCATTAAAACCGCTAGCCAAACCAGGTTGTCTTCGGGAAGCAGATGTTTTATTTGCTGCTGATTTGTCTTTCGTGGATGCGCTGCAAGTATGTCTAAGTATGACAACAGAAACAGATTAAGCTTTTCTTGTTACGACCTCGATGTGTCACTTCATTAATAAAACTGCAGTACATGTGAGTGAGCTGTGACACACGTTGGTTTGAAAAGCAATTCATGTGTGCCATTTATACTTAAATAAGAtctccaatcagaattaactcacTTATATCCTTAATACCTATCAGTGTAAAAGCTAGAAAACGCCGTAAACAACAGGAAATGCCTTTAATCTGACGTTGTATTATAGAAAAGAAACAACAGAATGCATGAAAATAATGGAagttatttacatctacatgcaccgtgcgtaccTCGCAAGCCATTGTCCAATGGATGGAGGAGGGTACATCATACTAATATTATCTACCATATTTCGTATTTAGTCGCgtattgtgtatatatatatgccCGTTCGTACGTAACCTAATCTCCCATGCTACTTACGTAACACATGTATTGGTAACAGCATAATGATCGCACAGTTTTCTAAGAAtaaaggttctctaaatttccccacAAACCCGAAAACTACGTCTTCTTCCAGTGATTCTCGCTTTAAGGTCCCAGAGCATTTCCGTTTCACTTGCGCGTGCGTTCTATCGACCCATTATTTTACTAGTACCGAGTCCCTGGAATCGTTTCTTGTTGTCATGCCTATCTCATAAGAAGCCCGAACACTGGAAAAGTAATCTAGAATTGGTCGCGAGAGCGTGTTGTATGCGATGTCCTTTATAGGTGGGTTGTATTTTACCAAAAACCTGCCAACAAGTGCAAATCTGTCATTCGCCTTCCATAATGCTGACTTTACGTGATCTCCCACAACGTATCTGTACATAATACGTTTTCCAGCAGTTCCATCCGTCCGTACAGAACACCATAACTGATTTGGTGTAAAAGATGGTGTCACGGAGGGTTTTGAATATCTTTTAAGAAGCTGGTGCCCCACACCTCTTCAATATTTGAAGAACGTCGTGATTTACCACCAAGAGCATCTGATAAAATTTCTCTACAGAACAACCAGTTTCGGTGCACAGCAATCTTCAGGTTCATAAAAGCACCATTCCAGGATATGGACCGAAACTGTTTattcaataaagaaatgttatcagcagttcttgttggtaaatCGGAACGTTCCTTATGTATGGACATGCTGTTATAGGAGCACTCTGaacgaccttttttttttatctgctctTACTTATTGTTGTCCGTGGACCGGCCATTAATTTTCTTGTTTACCTGAATAAGCTATTTATTGATGAAACAACATACACACATTAAGAAATTATGTTCAGTCTGCCACCGAATTTCTCTTCCTTGATGTCAGAAGAGCGGTTATTCCGGGCGACCTTTGCGCGCTCCGGTAGGTCATTCGAAGGTGACGGTCATGCCGCATACTTGGGTCGAAAGCTCCTGAACTGCTCCCGGTGGCCACTTTGAGCAAGCTGCCGGCGGGCGCGGAGAAGAGCTTTCCTCTGTGTAAATGCAAATCTGATCACCCTGCGGCAGCCGCGGGGAATGTGGTCGAAGATGTCGGCTGTGGGCGCGGCGCGGAGTGGTCAGCCCAGGTGCCGGAGCGCTACTTGCTCCAGCCGCTGGCCTGCGGCTGAATGCGAGGCACCTCCTTGTTACGGGCAGCATGCTGGAGCAAGTGAAGAAGTTTGTGGGCGAGGCAAGTGAATTAACCAAGCGTCTTACACCTGCGCCACTTTACACTAAGGCTAGCTTATCTGCTAGCGTTAGCATGCTGATTTGAATTTAACTGTGCGTCTGTCTTCATGAACCGCGTTACCTTTTGACGGAAGAACGTGGAGTACCAcgctgaaattaaattatttttccgGTTCAGTGTGGCTTAATTGTGCTTTCGTCTTCATAAAGTGCTTTTAATTACTTCTTGACGATAGGCCGCGGAGTGCAACATAAAGACATTTTGTTCGTGTCTCCGAAAGTACTAGCTGTACTACGTGGTTTGTTAGGGCAATTAAAGTAAAGCCTACTCCGACTAGGCTGCTCTTGGATAACAGAACAGTTTATCTGCTACTGTCAGAAGCATCTTTGTCctcaaagaaaacagaaaaaaatgacaaactgtgaaaggaaCCAAGtgcaataaaaagcataaaaaacgAGAAAAACCGCAGGTATGTGGTAACGGGATGGAAAAtaaaatcccactgatgatgctggaACTTTAGCGAAACATGTCTGGTAAATATAAGAACAGACTAAATTTTGTTTTGCTCAACTTGGAGCCCCTCCAAAAACAAATATACACGACTACAgtttaatggttcaaaatggttcaaatggctctgagcactatgggactcaactgaggtcatcagtcccctagaacttagaactacttaaacctaactaacttaaggacatcacacacatccatacccgaggcaggattcgatcctgcgaccggagcggtcgcgcggttcctgactgtagcgcctagaaccactcggccacccgtgCCGGCTGCAGTTTAATACAATACACATTAATACGAGGGGTATTTCAAAAACAAAACTGGAAAATGAACAAATGATTGAATATACTAATCAATGCAgtcatgttaagaaaaaaaatctccGATTCAAACTCTAGAATTAAATGATGCATTTTTTTGGTTGAGTGTATCTTCTGATATGTCCATTAAATCAATctcattttcatgaacaatatttcGAAGGCCCTACTCATCATCATAGGTGCTGCGAATAGCAGTGATCGATTCCTTGCCGCTGCCTGATCTCTTATCGACTGTAAGGTACTGGTTCGAGCATGTGCAGCGACTGGACGTAGCATCATCGTTCGCAGAGACAAGTCAATCGCCGAAATGTCGTGCATAACACTCGAATTGGTAACCTGACGGTCACCTGAAGAAtatgatcaaatgttcaaatgtgtgtgagtgcctaaggaaccaaactgctgaggtcatcggcccctagacttacacaccacttaaactaacttaacgctagggacaacactcacacccgtgcccgagggaggactcgaacctccagcgggaggggccacgcaacccgtgacatggcgcctctaacagcacggccactccgcgcggctcaccCGAAGAAGTATTGCTTATAACGCCAGGAAAAACTCAGAAATCAGATATAATTTACCAATGTTTAACTTGAAGAGCAGCAAAGAGCCATAAAACCGTATTAAATTTTACTTATAGATTATCTACAACGACACCCCGACAACTGGTGCGAATTGtgtagcacttctgctggtctGGTACCCCCGTCCCGTCTCACGCTAGCACATGGGATTTACTGTAGtgtctagacgcagacagatggggtacatagATTCCGTCACTGGAGGTAAATAAGAGACCGGTGGCCATAGAAGTCTCTTTAAACCCATAGTCATGATATCCATCAGTGTCTATACTTTCATTTAAGGCTGGAGCGTTGGAAGAATGAGATTTTGTAGTCGCACGCCTCTGAGAGAGCTCTCGTTCACCTAGTTTTGTCTGAGTCGTCACTAGGTGATAGATACAAAGAGAGCTGAAGGGTATTCGCAGCATCTGTCCTGAAAGACGGTCCTCCAGTTATTCTAAGCAGGTGCTCGCGAGGTGCACACCGTCTTTCGAGTCTCTGTCAGTTATATTATCACGTTTATAAGGTATTTCCTCTTCAGTGTCTCCAATTATTACGACGTTTAATTATGCTTGGTTGAAATTTCTACGCTTTAAAGAGGCTTCTTCCGAGTTACGAGCTGACAAGGCACAGCACACATTAGTTTAAGTCGTACGTTGGTACGAATCTACATACTCTTTAACAAAGGACAGATTCCGATATAAAACACAGTATACTGAAAGGAGTAAACAAGATGGACATATAACACAGGACAAACTACTGACGAACTTCACTACAGGTTGCCACCTTGTTGAAAGTTTCCCTAGCGGCGAGGGTGTCTCCAGAATTCTCGACATGGTGACGCTTAGTAGTATACACTCGGTGAAACAGACTATTCGACAATTCGCAGTATACTAAATTTTAAACCACTTCATTGATGCCGATAGGAATATGGCACAAGAACTAAAGTTCTCTGTTATATCCCCGACAAAACTAAATAGTTGGAAGATTTTAGAGTGTACAACCGATCGAATGTGCTTCTAATTATTTTTTAGAAGTAATTTTCTGCACTTTAACATGATGTTTTGTATATTAACTCGCAACAAAACTTGGGCTTTGAATACCATTATATCGAGCACCCTTAACTACCATCTTTAACAATAAAGTTTTAAACCAAAAACTATGTGCTAATTTTAAATTACGTCTCCTCTAGAGAGCCTGATttattgacagagagagagagggatacagaatgagagagagagaggggggggggggaggagagagcgaTACTCCTTCAATTCTAAAGACTACGTTGCTTCTAACTTCAGACAACTGCAGGACAATAACGAACAAGTGAAAAGAAGTCTTTGAACTCAGCCATAATACCCCACAATGACAAagtttcttctctttctctctctttgtctTTTAACGCTGAGTTTCTCAGTTTCCACAATGACTCTTAAAGTTAACTATGGAATTAACGTTGGCATACTTTCTATAGATCTGATCTAACTCGGGATTCGTGTCAGTTGCAAGTGCTCCACTCTCGGTGCGGTATCCCAGTAAAGAAACGATGCCGCTATAAGAAATCGACCCACATAACAGAACCGCTTGTGAAGTAATCGTTTTACAGCATCCCCGCAAGCGATGTTCGAACTTTCAACGGGGGAGACACGCAATGTGCCGGCCCCTTTAAGCACGCAACGTCTGCTCCAAGTTCAGAGATACTCCAGACCACTGTGGCAAACAACGACTCATAAATTTGCCGCGCCCTATCTTACTACGTATGGTGCATTGCCGCCGCACGCATGACACGCTAATTCAAGTGGAGCAAGTAGGAAGCTAAAGCGTGTCCCGATGTCTCAGTTCCCATCATCAGGTCGTCTTCCCTCCTCCTGTCAACAGTCTCAAGCTGTTGGCATATAGGCCATCCTGTTTATATAAGGCTCAAAACGTCCAAAACTATCGAATGAATCACACCCAAAGTACAGAAAATATGTGCCAATCACAGGGGGTAGAATTTGACTCAGTTACTTTACTGTTCCCTCGCGACAGCTATACAGAGTCTTCCACAATATCTATGTCACAATAATATCAACGCTGTTGATCAAATAACAAAGTGGACATCGTGACAGGTAAAGAAAGATTTCTGAACTGAAATGTTAACTTATAGCTCCATGCTCTCCTTTCGCCAAATAAGGGAGGAGATGATCAGTAGAGTTTGAAAGGAGAGGAGAGCGAGACATGATACAGGGTAAAAATGTTTTTGTCCGTCTTCTAAGGGTTGGGGTAGAACGTAAACAATAGACAAAGCAGATCTAGTAATTAGGTTGAACCCGACCATTCAGAACTATTTCGTATGTCTGTATATGACATAAACAATACTGAAAAAGGGCCTTCTTTATTCCTTAGTCAAGTACGtctgtgtaatgtgtggacgaatGTAACGAGTGTTTATATACAGTAGTATCGTTTTCGTCTTATTAACAGTGACCATTTCAAGAGAACTAGGGCAGTAATATATGGCTACGCACATAATCGACACATCAACAGATACCAGGAAGTCCACCGAACTCAGCGTCCACATTAGCGAAACggatcaaaaaatgtttcaaatggctctgagcactatgggactcaactgctgtggttatcagtctcctagaacttagagctacttaaacctaactaacctgaggacatcacacacatccatgcctgaggcaggattcgaacctgcgaccgtagcagtcgcacggttccggactgcgcgcctagaaccgcgagaccaccgcggccggcagcgaaaCGGATCAGCGTCCGTATATTCTAGTATACTCATTTCACACGCCACAGCAAATAAGGTTGAGATTTAACATGCTCTGTTGCAGTACACTTCGGTGAATTGTGATTTTCTATTGCCATATTTACAGTGAAATAATTTATTTACGTTCTCCTTGTTAAACCTacaaaacatacaaacatatacTACACGTACGAAATGACAAAGTATTCGACTGCAAGTATATAATCAGGCTCTCCTCGCTAAACACACAAAATAGACATATACCAAACTATTCTTGACCTAAAAAGCGACAAAATATTGCACACAGTCTCCTGAGTAAACATATAACTGCAGAGCGTTTTATCCAGGAGTGGTGCAATATTTCAATGTGTTTTACGTAACGAAATGTGAAGTactggaagctagaaaatcaggaACACTTGAAAAACGTGCAGTCAGGTGACACTATCGGCTGTAACAGAAACTCAATCAAAATTGCTAGCGCAGCGATGTTTTAAACAGTTGAAATGACAAGCAAACGTACGATAAATACGTATCTTTTGGTAGTTACAAAGGCGGAATTAAAATCTCTTTAAAATTCCGGAATGAATTTTAACCCTGCTGCGGGCTATGCTTCGATTTTAAACTTCCTCGCTGACTAAAACCGTACGCCGCACCAGAACTCGGCACTGGGGGCCTTGTACTTCCCGTGACAATGTTCGTTAGGGTGAGCTATCCACGCGCAACTCTCAACCGTcaccctacccctcctccccccgccgccggccaatCCCCACTCACAGCTTCAAGCTCCGAAAGTACGAAAGAGGTGCTGGATGAAGTAACGAACTTCGTAAGTCGTGCCTGGATAGGCAGGAGCGTCAGCCCGTGACAGGCAAGGTTTCCTGGTTTCATGTCCCAATCggccacacagttgtaatctgccacgaagtttcacatttCCTCTCTTTTGTTCACAAGTCGCACATGGTGGATAAATTGCTGTTTAGTAGTTTCGAGTCTAAGGAGTCATCATCAGAAGTACAGCTCCCGTGTATTGTTAGGAAAATAACATGTCAGGTCAGCATCAAGCACTCTTTATGGTTATTTCTTTTAACTGACCACAATGATGACCTGACGTGTCACTTTCTTAGATACTGGAGCTTTAGTTCTGACGATGACTCATTAGAGTCGAAACGGTTCAAGGAGTATATCTAACTAAAGCGACCTAGACGTTTGTGAATAGAATGGTATTTGTAAAATAGATCGCGTGCTCCAATTTGGCAGTCAAATATCATTTAGTATTTCCCCTTTGTTTATGCTGTAGACGGCCACTAGGAAAATGTGTGACGGGTTGTCGTTTCTGTCTATGATAGATACCGGTGGCGGAGAGGTGTGCGTTGCGGATGATGCCGCTGGCGAGCGCGCCTAACGGAGCGGCGTGGTGTGCTGTTGCAGAGAGCGAGGGGCAGCCGCGCCGGCCGGCCGCCTGCCCTATGAGCCTGGTGGCCGCGACGTGGGCCAGCGGCTGCAGCAGCGCGCTCcttggcgtcggcgtcggcgtgggGCTCCTGCAGCACGGGCCCGCCGCACATGCCATGCGCGAGAAGGACTCGTCGCCGCGCAAGATGCTGCTCGCGTCGGGCGGGCACAGCTCGCCCAAGCAGGCGGCCGTCTACCCGCTGTCGGTTCGCGTGCCCGAGGAGGGCCGccaggcggccgcggccgcgggcCCGCCCGACCACCACGACCTGCCCTTCGACCTGTCGCGCCACAAcgcgggcgcgggggcggcggccgcGGGCGCCGGCGCTGCGGGGGCGGGCGCGGGCGGCCAGCAGGTGGCGGGCGCGCCGCACATGTCGCCCGCGGGCCACCCGCCGCCGCAGCACGACGACCAGCCGCTCGACCTGCGCCTCGACCACAAGAAGGGCGCCATCGCCGCGGGCCGCCGCCACCAGGTCGAGGACGAGAACCGCAACGTCATCGTGGGCTCCCCGTCGCCGTCGCCACCCGCCGGACGCGCCTCTTCCGCCTCGTCCGGAGGCAGCGGCGACGAGAACAGAGAACAGAGACAGTCCAGTCCTTCCGCATCCTCCGTGGCGAACAGCCTCAAATCCCCAGTGGGCTCTCCCGGCATAGGCCACTATCCCGTCTTCCTCTCGCACCAGCCCATACACCCTCTAATGCTGGAGGCGATGTGCCGCGCCAACAAGGAAGGAGCCGGCGCACGGTTACCTCTCGCCTATCCAGTCAGCCCCCCTGGCTATCACTCCCCACGAACTCCCTACGCCTTCCTGAGTCCCAATTCACTGCTCAACGGCCACTCTTCGCCCACCGGTGTCTCGCCAGCGGCCGGATTCGAAATGCTGCGCCACCCACTGgctcagcagcagcaacagcaacagcaacaacaacagcaaacacaacagcaacaacacgccCTAACCACCAAGCAGGTAACTGTGCCCGCTTCGCCAGTAGGGAACTTCGCCGAAGCTGCCACTGGCGTCCAGACCAACGGAGGAAGTGGCGTCGCAGCATCAGCGGGCGGAAAAATTAAGGACCGCTACGCTTGCAAGTTCTGCGGCAAGGTGTTCCCTCGATCTGCCAATCTGACTCGCCACCTACGCACTCATACGGGGGAGCAGCCGTACAAGTGCAAGTACTGCGAGCGCTCCTTCAGCATCTCGTCCAACCTGCAGCGGCACGTGCGCAACATCCACAACAAGGAGAAGCCGTTCAAGTGCCCGCTGTGCGACCGCTGCTTTGGCCAGCAGACCAACCTAGACCGCCATCTGAAGAAGCACGAGGCGGACGGACCCACGATCTTGGACGACCCCCGGCGCAGTCCGTCGGCGCTGCTGGCGCACCATCACCAGCGACAGCAGCTGcagctccagcagcagcagcaacagcagcagcagcagcacgcgcGCGTGCTGGGCCCTCTGGCAGAGGACGCTTGCTTCGAGGAGATCCGCTCGTTCATGGGCAAGGTGACGGCGGACGGCCGGCTAGTGGCTCCACCCG
Protein-coding sequences here:
- the LOC126332411 gene encoding protein krueppel-like, which gives rise to MSLVAATWASGCSSALLGVGVGVGLLQHGPAAHAMREKDSSPRKMLLASGGHSSPKQAAVYPLSVRVPEEGRQAAAAAGPPDHHDLPFDLSRHNAGAGAAAAGAGAAGAGAGGQQVAGAPHMSPAGHPPPQHDDQPLDLRLDHKKGAIAAGRRHQVEDENRNVIVGSPSPSPPAGRASSASSGGSGDENREQRQSSPSASSVANSLKSPVGSPGIGHYPVFLSHQPIHPLMLEAMCRANKEGAGARLPLAYPVSPPGYHSPRTPYAFLSPNSLLNGHSSPTGVSPAAGFEMLRHPLAQQQQQQQQQQQQTQQQQHALTTKQVTVPASPVGNFAEAATGVQTNGGSGVAASAGGKIKDRYACKFCGKVFPRSANLTRHLRTHTGEQPYKCKYCERSFSISSNLQRHVRNIHNKEKPFKCPLCDRCFGQQTNLDRHLKKHEADGPTILDDPRRSPSALLAHHHQRQQLQLQQQQQQQQQQHARVLGPLAEDACFEEIRSFMGKVTADGRLVAPPALAAAQLRHAAAAAAAAAAAAGASGGAHFSPLAPLHRLHADQLGRRCITPPPFDASAAARCANTDVAKLGRSFSSSDKDNMSSRSSSSSLAGSSLSPPRVSSPKDDVPQKSPANDTTTSAQEDRPSSNPPSNNGSSHAENITEPSPPPASPNNNT